One Natronincola ferrireducens DNA segment encodes these proteins:
- the mmdA gene encoding methylmalonyl-CoA decarboxylase subunit alpha, with product MTVNKLEDLRQRKSKIELGGGEKRIADQHEKGKLTARERVNLLFDEGTFVEIDAFVKHRCTNFGLEKVEAPGEGVVTGYGMVEGRLVYVYAQDFTVLGGSLGQMHAQKISKVQDMALKMGAPIVGMNDSGGARIQEGVDALSGYGNIFYRNTIASGVIPQITAIMGPCAGGAVYSPALTDFIFMVDKTSQMFITGPQVIKTVTGEEVTAEALGGGMTHNRTSGVAHFLAPSDEDCITEVRRLLSFLPSNNMETAPIYDTEDDINKIIEELDDIIPESPNKPYDMKQVIEKIADDGDFFEVQPYYATNMITGFIRLNGQSVGIIANQPKVLAGCLDINASDKAGRFIRTCDAFNIPLLNLVDVPGFLPGTSQEYGGIIRHGAKMLYAYSEATVPKITLILRKAYGGAYIAMCCKELGADVVLAWPTAEIAVMGPEGAANIIFRKEIADAEDPQAARAEIIANYKAEFATPYQAAQRGYVDDVIEPSATRPRLIDALNMLASKRETRPPKKHGNLPV from the coding sequence ATGACGGTTAACAAGCTCGAAGATCTTCGCCAACGAAAATCAAAAATTGAGTTAGGCGGCGGAGAAAAAAGAATTGCTGATCAGCATGAAAAAGGGAAATTGACAGCAAGAGAAAGAGTCAATCTATTATTTGATGAAGGAACCTTTGTAGAAATTGATGCTTTTGTCAAGCACAGATGTACCAATTTCGGTTTAGAGAAGGTTGAAGCACCAGGGGAAGGTGTAGTAACAGGATATGGTATGGTAGAGGGTAGATTGGTTTATGTCTATGCCCAGGACTTTACTGTTCTTGGAGGATCATTAGGACAAATGCATGCCCAAAAGATTTCAAAAGTGCAAGACATGGCCTTGAAAATGGGAGCACCTATTGTAGGCATGAATGATTCTGGTGGTGCTAGAATTCAAGAGGGTGTAGATGCATTATCTGGCTATGGCAATATATTTTATCGTAACACCATTGCTTCTGGCGTTATACCCCAAATCACAGCAATCATGGGACCATGTGCCGGTGGGGCGGTTTACTCTCCGGCGTTAACAGACTTTATCTTTATGGTGGATAAAACAAGTCAAATGTTTATTACGGGACCACAGGTAATTAAAACAGTAACTGGAGAGGAAGTAACCGCTGAAGCCCTTGGTGGAGGTATGACCCATAACCGTACCAGTGGTGTAGCCCATTTCCTAGCTCCAAGTGATGAGGATTGTATAACAGAAGTTAGAAGATTACTTAGCTTTTTACCATCCAATAATATGGAAACAGCGCCAATATATGATACAGAGGATGATATTAACAAAATCATCGAAGAATTAGATGATATTATCCCAGAAAGCCCAAATAAGCCCTATGATATGAAGCAAGTTATTGAAAAAATTGCAGATGATGGAGACTTCTTTGAAGTTCAACCCTACTATGCAACCAATATGATTACTGGCTTTATTCGATTAAACGGTCAATCTGTTGGAATTATTGCAAACCAACCAAAGGTTTTAGCGGGATGCCTAGATATCAATGCTTCTGATAAGGCAGGAAGATTTATTAGAACCTGTGATGCATTTAATATACCATTGTTAAATCTAGTAGACGTACCTGGATTCCTACCAGGAACTAGTCAAGAATATGGTGGTATTATACGACACGGTGCAAAAATGCTTTATGCTTATAGTGAAGCTACTGTACCTAAGATTACATTGATTTTAAGAAAGGCCTATGGCGGTGCCTATATAGCTATGTGTTGTAAAGAATTGGGAGCAGATGTAGTATTGGCATGGCCAACAGCAGAGATTGCTGTTATGGGACCTGAAGGAGCGGCTAATATTATCTTCAGAAAAGAAATTGCTGATGCAGAGGACCCCCAAGCTGCAAGAGCGGAAATTATTGCAAACTATAAAGCTGAGTTTGCCACCCCATACCAAGCTGCACAAAGAGGTTATGTAGATGATGTCATTGAACCATCGGCTACTAGACCTAGATTAATCGATGCTTTAAATATGTTAGCTAGTAAGCGTGAGACACGCCCACCTAAAAAGCATGGTAATCTACCAGTATAG
- the mce gene encoding methylmalonyl-CoA epimerase, whose product MKVGKVDHIGIAVKNLDETLKFYEDILGLECIGTEVVEEQKVRVAFLPVGDTEVELLESTEEDGPIAKFIEKKGEGIQHIAFRVDNIEEAIESMKAKGVKMIDEKPRYGAGGAKIAFCHPKSTNGVLVELSER is encoded by the coding sequence ATGAAGGTAGGAAAAGTAGATCATATAGGTATTGCTGTAAAAAATCTAGATGAAACCTTAAAGTTTTATGAAGATATATTAGGGTTAGAGTGCATAGGAACAGAAGTGGTGGAGGAGCAAAAGGTAAGAGTGGCCTTTTTACCTGTAGGGGATACAGAAGTTGAACTCTTGGAATCCACTGAAGAAGATGGACCTATTGCAAAGTTTATTGAAAAAAAGGGGGAAGGTATTCAACACATTGCCTTTAGAGTGGATAATATTGAAGAAGCAATAGAGAGCATGAAGGCAAAGGGTGTAAAAATGATCGATGAAAAACCTAGATATGGTGCGGGAGGTGCTAAAATAGCTTTTTGTCATCCTAAAAGTACCAATGGTGTTTTAGTGGAATTGAGTGAAAGGTAA
- a CDS encoding sodium ion-translocating decarboxylase subunit beta, translating to MGQVLLEFWGSTGIPSITWQQLVMIIVSCVLLYLAIGKKFEPLLLVPIAFGALMTNLPLSGVMDEGGLLYYFYQGVKLAVFPPIIFLGVGAMTDFGPLIANPKSLFLGAAAQFGIFFTFIGAIMMGFTGQEASSIAIIGGADGPTAIFLTSQLAPHLLGPIAVAAYSYMALVPIIQPPIMKALTSKKERMIKMQQLRTVSKLEKILFPILVTIVVSLLLPSATPLVGMLMFGNLIKETGVTERISKTAQNELINIVTILLGLAVGATAEAEYFLQWGTIQIIVLGVIAFGVGTASGVLLGKFMNKLMGGDAINPLIGSAGVSAVPMAARVSQTVGQKENPSNFLLMHAMGPNVAGVIGSAVAAGVLLSLF from the coding sequence ATGGGTCAAGTACTATTAGAGTTCTGGGGAAGTACTGGTATTCCTAGTATAACCTGGCAACAATTAGTGATGATTATAGTTTCCTGTGTGTTACTATATTTAGCCATTGGTAAGAAGTTTGAACCATTGCTCTTGGTTCCAATTGCTTTTGGAGCTTTAATGACAAATCTACCCCTAAGTGGTGTTATGGATGAAGGTGGACTTCTCTATTATTTTTACCAAGGGGTTAAATTGGCGGTATTCCCACCTATTATTTTTCTAGGGGTTGGAGCCATGACAGACTTTGGTCCTCTAATCGCTAATCCTAAAAGCTTATTTTTAGGGGCAGCAGCTCAGTTCGGTATATTTTTTACTTTTATTGGGGCTATTATGATGGGATTTACAGGACAGGAGGCCTCCTCTATCGCTATTATTGGTGGAGCTGATGGTCCTACGGCGATTTTCTTAACATCTCAGTTAGCCCCCCACTTGCTAGGTCCTATTGCAGTGGCGGCTTATTCTTATATGGCATTGGTGCCAATTATTCAACCTCCTATTATGAAGGCTCTTACTTCCAAAAAGGAGCGTATGATTAAGATGCAGCAGTTAAGAACTGTATCTAAACTAGAAAAGATTTTATTCCCTATATTAGTAACAATCGTTGTATCACTATTGCTTCCATCAGCTACTCCGTTGGTAGGGATGCTGATGTTCGGTAACTTAATTAAAGAAACCGGTGTAACGGAACGTATTTCTAAGACCGCCCAAAACGAATTAATCAACATTGTAACCATCTTACTAGGTCTAGCGGTTGGAGCTACAGCTGAAGCTGAATATTTCCTACAATGGGGAACTATTCAAATTATCGTACTAGGGGTTATTGCTTTTGGCGTAGGTACCGCCAGTGGTGTTTTATTAGGAAAATTTATGAACAAACTTATGGGTGGAGATGCTATTAATCCATTGATCGGCTCAGCAGGGGTTTCAGCAGTACCAATGGCAGCTAGGGTATCCCAAACAGTTGGCCAAAAAGAAAATCCAAGCAATTTCCTATTGATGCATGCTATGGGACCTAATGTTGCTGGTGTTATTGGTTCTGCAGTGGCAGCAGGAGTGTTGTTATCTTTGTTCTAA
- a CDS encoding biotin/lipoyl-containing protein yields the protein MKKFNITVNGVSYEVEVEEIKDGAPVQARPAAPAPKPAAAPVAAPKPAAAPKPVAAPAAATGATTIEAPLPGNVWKVLVKEGQEVKEGDVLIILEAMKMENEIYAPANGTIAAVHVAEGASVNGGDVLVSLK from the coding sequence ATGAAAAAGTTTAATATAACCGTAAATGGTGTTAGTTATGAAGTGGAGGTAGAAGAAATTAAGGACGGAGCACCAGTACAAGCTAGACCAGCAGCACCGGCACCAAAACCAGCAGCAGCTCCAGTGGCGGCACCCAAGCCGGCAGCAGCACCAAAGCCAGTAGCAGCTCCAGCGGCAGCGACAGGTGCCACGACGATTGAAGCACCGCTACCAGGCAATGTTTGGAAGGTACTGGTAAAGGAAGGTCAAGAAGTGAAGGAAGGGGACGTACTTATTATACTAGAAGCTATGAAAATGGAAAATGAAATCTATGCCCCAGCCAATGGAACTATAGCAGCTGTACATGTTGCTGAAGGTGCATCTGTAAATGGTGGAGATGTATTAGTATCCTTGAAGTAG
- a CDS encoding OadG family protein, producing the protein MSLMERMKVASDLQNMSMGEKLFGGIQVALFGIGIVFVALFLLFLIIKVLETFLYQAGKAPVTKETDKVKAPVKVEEDMEEEAVDDTQLVAVITAAVAASLHTSTHNIVVRNIVRVPDTTPAWGRLGRIQQVNRMQ; encoded by the coding sequence ATGAGCTTAATGGAGAGAATGAAGGTAGCTTCAGACTTACAAAATATGTCTATGGGTGAAAAGCTTTTTGGTGGTATCCAAGTAGCTTTATTTGGAATAGGAATTGTGTTTGTAGCACTATTTTTACTATTCCTCATCATTAAGGTTTTAGAAACATTTCTATATCAAGCAGGCAAAGCGCCGGTGACAAAGGAAACTGATAAAGTTAAAGCACCTGTTAAAGTAGAAGAAGACATGGAGGAGGAAGCTGTGGATGATACACAGCTAGTAGCCGTCATAACAGCTGCTGTTGCTGCTAGTCTTCATACTTCAACCCATAATATCGTTGTTAGAAATATTGTCAGAGTTCCTGATACAACGCCAGCCTGGGGTAGATTAGGTCGAATACAACAGGTTAATAGAATGCAATAA